A region of Faecalibacterium taiwanense DNA encodes the following proteins:
- a CDS encoding putative DNA modification/repair radical SAM protein — MEQTLMDKLTILADSAKYDVACTSSGASRTARAGILGSCYAPGCCHAFTADGRCVSLLKVLMTNCCAFDCSYCVNRKSNDIPRATFTPRELAELTVEFYRRNYIEGLFLSSAVLGTPDYTTERMLAALRLLRGEYRFGGYIHAKAIPGTSPELLQQLGYLADRLSVNVELPSEQSLNLLAPDKGRHSIFRPMKQIAVSGAQSKQELTVYRHAPKFAPAGQSTQMIVGASPETDYHILKLTEGMYRKYSLKRVFYSAYIPVAEDTRLPALDTKPPLLREHRLYQADWLLRFYQFKADEILDEANQSFNPYLDPKCNWAVQHYGLFPVDVNRAPFEMLLRVPGIGPKSARRIWHARKLSSLGLDELKRMGVVLKRAQYFITCKGFAGAHPGRGTAGRERITQALIDPNVFGGSCEQLSLFTPPAVDDLITQGVAPRAAMRMVREEAVQCLAKAL, encoded by the coding sequence ATGGAACAGACCCTGATGGACAAGCTTACCATTCTGGCCGACAGCGCCAAATATGATGTTGCCTGCACCTCCAGTGGCGCATCCCGCACCGCGCGGGCAGGCATTCTTGGCAGCTGCTATGCACCGGGCTGCTGCCACGCCTTTACCGCTGATGGCCGCTGCGTGAGCCTTTTAAAGGTGCTCATGACCAACTGCTGTGCCTTCGACTGCAGCTATTGCGTCAACCGCAAGTCCAACGATATCCCCCGTGCCACCTTCACGCCCCGGGAATTGGCTGAGCTGACTGTGGAGTTTTACCGCCGCAACTACATTGAAGGGTTGTTCCTTTCCAGCGCGGTGCTGGGCACGCCGGACTACACCACCGAACGGATGCTGGCCGCCCTGCGGCTGCTGCGGGGCGAATACCGCTTTGGGGGCTACATCCACGCCAAGGCCATCCCCGGCACCAGCCCGGAACTGCTGCAGCAGCTGGGATATCTGGCCGACCGCCTGAGCGTGAATGTGGAGCTGCCCAGTGAGCAGAGCCTGAACCTGCTGGCCCCGGACAAAGGGCGGCACTCCATTTTCCGGCCCATGAAGCAGATCGCAGTTTCCGGCGCGCAGAGCAAACAGGAGCTGACCGTCTACCGCCATGCGCCAAAGTTCGCACCCGCCGGGCAGAGCACCCAGATGATCGTAGGCGCTTCGCCGGAGACAGACTACCACATTTTAAAGCTCACTGAGGGCATGTACCGGAAGTACAGTCTGAAACGGGTGTTCTACTCCGCCTACATCCCGGTAGCCGAGGACACCCGCCTGCCTGCGCTGGACACCAAACCCCCGCTTTTGCGGGAGCACCGGCTGTATCAGGCTGACTGGCTGCTGCGGTTTTACCAGTTCAAGGCAGACGAAATTCTGGATGAAGCCAACCAGAGCTTCAACCCCTACCTCGACCCAAAATGCAACTGGGCCGTGCAGCACTACGGGCTTTTTCCGGTAGATGTGAACCGCGCGCCCTTTGAAATGTTGCTGCGTGTGCCGGGCATCGGCCCCAAAAGTGCCCGGCGCATCTGGCACGCGCGCAAGCTTTCCAGCCTTGGGTTGGACGAGTTGAAGCGCATGGGCGTGGTGCTCAAGCGGGCACAGTATTTCATCACCTGCAAGGGTTTTGCGGGTGCGCACCCGGGCCGTGGCACCGCCGGGCGGGAGCGCATCACGCAGGCGCTCATCGACCCCAACGTGTTCGGCGGCAGCTGCGAACAGCTCAGTCTGTTCACGCCGCCTGCGGTGGACGATCTGATCACGCAGGGCGTGGCACCGCGCGCAGCCATGCGCATGGTGCGGGAGGAGGCGGTGCAATGTCTGGCGAAGGCGCTGTAA
- a CDS encoding LexA family transcriptional regulator, translating into MSFSELLKQCRKKQGISQAELASKLGVTQQAVGKWESGKSSPDPSTVARIAELLNTTADYLLGLYRPVSNVSAPEERFFGSYSESLIPVIGTVKAGYGALAFEEDYGQEYARVKDPSNYFYLVVRGDSMEPRIQDGDLALVHKQDTLENGDLGVLIYGDEGEGTLKRYIQRGNCVVLQPFNPAYSEMVIKGEDLNHLHIAGRVVETKAKW; encoded by the coding sequence ATGTCGTTTTCAGAACTTTTGAAGCAGTGCCGCAAAAAGCAGGGCATCAGCCAGGCTGAGCTGGCTTCCAAACTGGGCGTGACACAGCAGGCTGTCGGCAAATGGGAAAGCGGCAAGTCCTCTCCCGATCCGTCTACCGTGGCCCGCATTGCCGAGCTTTTGAACACCACAGCAGATTATCTGCTGGGCCTGTACCGCCCGGTAAGCAATGTTTCCGCCCCGGAAGAGCGGTTCTTTGGCAGCTATTCTGAAAGCCTGATCCCGGTGATCGGCACGGTAAAGGCCGGTTACGGTGCCCTCGCCTTTGAGGAGGACTACGGTCAGGAGTATGCCCGTGTGAAGGACCCCTCCAACTATTTTTATCTGGTGGTGCGCGGCGACAGCATGGAGCCCCGCATTCAGGACGGCGACCTTGCCCTTGTGCACAAGCAGGACACACTGGAAAACGGCGACCTTGGCGTGCTGATCTACGGCGATGAGGGCGAGGGCACCCTGAAGCGCTATATCCAGCGCGGCAACTGCGTGGTGCTGCAGCCCTTCAACCCGGCCTACAGCGAAATGGTCATCAAGGGCGAGGACCTGAACCATCTGCACATCGCCGGCCGCGTGGTGGAAACCAAGGCAAAATGGTAA
- a CDS encoding AEC family transporter, protein MAFGVLAGQITVIFLEVLLGYVGARSGIIKDRDSKFLSDFIMKLLLPCTMLAGAAVDGEPELLTQAGVLFVLLLALFVVTTGLCRLSSWLHHDTPGKYAVLVGTAAMPNCGFIGLPLCSALLGTARGTVFAGMAMASYNVWFFTYVVCLFRPGEKIRLKTFITPTNIATVAMLVLLATGWRLPAPVQQFCSAVGGCTTPLALMIVGVLLADSDIRALLHTGFLYRVTLLRGILFPLLFMLLLWLLPLDNVLRTGLSIIACCPAGSLAAVLAKQTGTEATLASQAVAHSTVCMLVTVPAMLLLTGVMFPM, encoded by the coding sequence ATGGCGTTTGGCGTTTTGGCGGGTCAGATCACGGTGATCTTTCTGGAGGTGCTGCTGGGCTATGTAGGTGCACGCAGCGGCATCATCAAGGATCGTGACAGCAAGTTTTTGTCGGATTTTATCATGAAGCTTCTGCTGCCCTGTACCATGCTGGCTGGTGCAGCCGTGGATGGTGAGCCGGAGCTGCTCACTCAGGCAGGGGTGCTGTTCGTGCTGCTGCTGGCACTGTTTGTGGTGACCACCGGCCTGTGCCGGTTGAGCAGCTGGCTGCACCACGACACGCCGGGTAAGTATGCGGTGCTGGTGGGCACGGCGGCTATGCCCAACTGCGGCTTCATCGGCCTGCCGCTGTGCAGCGCCCTGCTGGGCACCGCGCGCGGCACTGTGTTTGCGGGCATGGCCATGGCCTCTTATAATGTATGGTTCTTTACCTATGTGGTGTGCCTGTTCCGCCCTGGCGAGAAGATCCGGCTCAAGACCTTCATCACCCCCACCAACATTGCCACGGTGGCTATGCTGGTGCTGCTGGCCACCGGCTGGCGGCTGCCCGCACCGGTGCAGCAGTTCTGCAGTGCGGTGGGCGGCTGCACCACCCCGCTGGCGCTCATGATCGTAGGTGTGCTGCTGGCAGACAGCGACATCCGTGCGCTGCTGCACACCGGTTTCCTGTACCGGGTCACCCTGCTGCGCGGCATCCTGTTCCCGCTGCTGTTTATGCTGCTGCTGTGGCTGCTGCCGCTGGACAATGTGCTGCGCACCGGCCTGTCCATCATCGCCTGCTGCCCGGCCGGCAGCCTTGCCGCTGTGCTGGCCAAACAGACCGGCACCGAGGCGACCCTTGCCAGTCAGGCGGTGGCCCACTCCACCGTGTGTATGCTGGTCACGGTGCCTGCCATGCTGCTGCTAACGGGCGTTATGTTCCCGATGTGA